In the Candidatus Omnitrophota bacterium genome, one interval contains:
- a CDS encoding DUF6088 family protein, with translation MSQSIENKVVSRIYGKNRGWVFTPNHFLDLGSRTAVAQALGRLAKAGTIRRLAHGLYDYPEKHPTLGDLPPNYERIAQALAGRDSLKIQPSGAYAANLLGLTEQVPAKIVFLTDGPNRKVQINKQQVVLKRTTPKNMATAMRVSGLVIQALRHLGQDHVDDKIIGMLKKRLSSDDKRQLINDLRYAPVWIGNIFRQLQG, from the coding sequence ATGTCGCAAAGCATTGAGAATAAAGTAGTTAGCAGGATTTATGGTAAGAATAGGGGTTGGGTATTCACTCCAAATCACTTTCTTGACCTTGGAAGCCGTACAGCCGTGGCTCAAGCCTTGGGGCGGTTGGCAAAAGCCGGTACTATTCGCCGATTGGCACATGGACTATATGATTATCCTGAGAAACACCCTACGCTGGGCGATCTTCCGCCTAACTATGAGCGGATAGCCCAAGCTTTGGCAGGAAGGGATAGTTTAAAAATTCAGCCATCGGGGGCGTATGCCGCCAATCTGCTCGGGCTTACTGAGCAGGTTCCTGCAAAGATTGTTTTTCTGACTGACGGCCCTAATCGCAAAGTACAAATAAACAAACAGCAGGTTGTCTTAAAAAGGACAACTCCTAAAAATATGGCCACTGCCATGCGGGTGAGCGGTCTGGTTATCCAGGCTCTGCGTCATTTAGGCCAAGATCATGTGGATGATAAAATAATCGGGATGCTTAAGAAAAGATTATCCAGCGATGACAAGCGTCAGCTTATAAACGACCTTCGTTACGCTCCTGTATGGATAGGAAATATATTTCGGCAATTACAAGGATAA
- a CDS encoding nucleotidyl transferase AbiEii/AbiGii toxin family protein produces the protein MDKFVLLSDKDKRAYFEVAAADLNVMPQLIEKDFWVCWILRTLFSLPSSGSHLTFKGGTSLSKCYDVIRRFSEDVDISIERSFLSSQQAIEPKKQESNKENQRRLERLQLACQAKISGTLIPELKKSIAAILTDRKKWNLEIDSNDALKQTVLFTFPHALTNSMESYVKAAVKIEFGSRADHWPVENMAVTPYVANVSDDVTIEGASVRVLAAERTFWEKATILHMIYHYPEGKNVPPRMSRHYYDLFAMVDSFVYKKSLEKISLLKHVSDHKSLFFKANWAHYEEAKPGSLRLVPRDDQISQLKTDYRQMQQMFFEDPPSFESVLEKLKIAEDKISRVKQ, from the coding sequence GTGGACAAATTCGTATTATTGAGTGATAAAGACAAACGCGCCTATTTCGAAGTAGCCGCGGCTGACTTGAATGTAATGCCACAGCTTATTGAAAAGGATTTCTGGGTTTGTTGGATACTCAGGACCCTTTTTTCGTTACCGTCATCAGGCAGTCACTTGACATTTAAGGGCGGTACATCACTTTCAAAATGCTATGACGTTATCAGGCGTTTTTCAGAAGATGTCGATATTTCGATAGAAAGGTCTTTTTTATCAAGCCAACAGGCCATTGAACCTAAAAAACAAGAAAGTAACAAAGAAAACCAGCGAAGACTTGAAAGGTTACAGTTAGCCTGTCAAGCAAAGATCAGCGGCACTCTAATCCCAGAACTGAAAAAAAGTATTGCCGCTATTCTGACCGATAGAAAAAAATGGAATCTCGAAATCGATTCTAACGACGCATTAAAGCAGACAGTTTTGTTTACTTTCCCACACGCTTTGACAAATAGTATGGAAAGCTACGTAAAGGCCGCTGTTAAAATTGAGTTTGGTTCCAGAGCCGACCATTGGCCTGTTGAAAATATGGCTGTTACGCCATATGTTGCTAATGTTTCAGACGATGTGACTATTGAAGGTGCATCAGTGCGTGTTTTAGCCGCAGAGCGGACCTTTTGGGAGAAAGCGACCATACTTCATATGATATATCATTATCCTGAAGGTAAGAATGTGCCTCCGCGGATGTCGCGGCACTATTATGATTTATTCGCGATGGTAGATTCTTTTGTATACAAGAAATCTTTAGAAAAAATATCGCTATTGAAACATGTATCCGATCATAAGTCTTTATTTTTTAAAGCTAACTGGGCGCATTATGAAGAGGCTAAACCGGGCAGCTTGCGGCTGGTGCCGCGCGATGACCAAATAAGCCAGTTGAAAACTGATTACCGACAAATGCAACAAATGTTTTTTGAGGATCCCCCGTCATTTGAGAGTGTTTTAGAGAAACTAAAAATAGCGGAAGATAAGATTAGCAGGGTCAAACAATGA
- the miaB gene encoding tRNA (N6-isopentenyl adenosine(37)-C2)-methylthiotransferase MiaB, with product MNNPKNSIKKAVYIRTFGCQMNDRDSEALLGLFVDLGYSVAKEPKEADVILVNTCSVREHAEDRARSFLGSLQKLAERRRSRGAKHKIIGLIGCMAQNTGEEIFKRMPYVDLICGPGCLDRVVAYIQKIEKEKVRILDLEDKKRKSEFYQGSYRIESDHAQVVISTGCSNYCSYCVVPYVRGELRLRKPKDIIDEIKQNIALGISKITLLGQNVNDYFFNQRVNFVELLNRIEAINGLTELNFITSQPRNIPKGLFELMAKSDKISKHLHLPFQSGSNRILKAMKRGYTIDKYLQIVSDYKKIVKGTLSTDVIVGFPTESDEDFAQTKEVLEKVRFSSAYIFKYSPRKRAKSAKLIDDLVQSEKVKRHKILLDLQRKISRDG from the coding sequence ATGAATAACCCAAAAAACTCAATAAAAAAGGCAGTCTACATCCGTACCTTCGGATGCCAGATGAATGATCGAGACTCTGAGGCTCTTCTAGGCCTTTTTGTTGATTTGGGGTATTCTGTAGCTAAAGAGCCTAAGGAGGCCGATGTAATATTAGTTAATACTTGTTCGGTGAGAGAGCATGCTGAAGACCGGGCCCGTTCTTTTTTAGGTAGCCTACAGAAGCTCGCTGAGCGCCGGCGTTCCCGAGGCGCTAAACATAAGATAATTGGGCTTATTGGTTGTATGGCTCAGAATACTGGAGAAGAAATATTTAAAAGAATGCCCTATGTTGATTTAATCTGTGGACCTGGCTGTCTAGATAGAGTCGTTGCTTATATTCAAAAGATAGAGAAAGAAAAAGTTCGGATTCTTGACTTAGAGGATAAGAAACGTAAAAGTGAATTTTATCAAGGTTCCTATCGTATTGAGAGCGACCATGCCCAAGTTGTGATATCAACCGGCTGTTCTAATTATTGTTCATATTGTGTTGTTCCTTATGTACGTGGTGAGTTACGCTTGCGCAAACCCAAAGATATCATTGATGAGATAAAGCAGAATATAGCTTTAGGTATTTCGAAAATTACTTTGCTTGGTCAAAATGTTAATGATTATTTTTTTAATCAGCGGGTTAATTTTGTTGAGTTACTTAATCGAATCGAGGCAATAAATGGATTAACCGAGTTAAATTTCATTACTTCGCAACCAAGGAATATTCCTAAAGGTTTATTCGAGCTGATGGCAAAGAGCGATAAAATATCAAAGCATTTGCATTTACCTTTTCAGTCAGGATCAAATCGTATTTTAAAGGCGATGAAACGAGGTTATACGATTGATAAGTACTTGCAAATAGTCTCTGATTATAAGAAAATAGTAAAAGGTACCTTGAGTACCGATGTCATTGTTGGCTTTCCGACTGAGAGCGATGAAGATTTTGCGCAAACTAAGGAAGTTTTAGAAAAGGTGCGTTTCTCGAGTGCTTATATTTTTAAATATTCACCACGGAAAAGGGCAAAAAGTGCTAAGTTAATTGATGATCTAGTTCAGAGCGAAAAAGTTAAGAGGCACAAGATATTGCTCGATCTGCAAAGGAAGATTTCACGCGATGGTTAA
- a CDS encoding tetratricopeptide repeat protein has translation MVKRSKVWFLLIFYFCLVANVWAVSLEEAQQDYLLGNYEEAIVKARRLHENDETLYFLGLAYTKTADYERARAYLDKLIDRFPGSDFRNLAMMKLADTYFLQKDYDKAKELYQIIESKCLKLENPSLLFLRLAQIASRRGEWEDKGKYLELIKKKYPNSPEMYFVKTLEEYGDFFTIQVGAFSQKKNAVLLKDEVTCESKAYIVEGKSGAYPIYKVRVGKFKKRYDADKVAQDLRSQGYPASIYP, from the coding sequence ATGGTTAAAAGAAGTAAGGTTTGGTTTTTACTTATTTTTTATTTTTGTCTTGTTGCTAATGTTTGGGCAGTTTCTTTAGAGGAGGCCCAACAAGATTATCTTTTGGGTAATTATGAGGAAGCGATAGTTAAGGCCCGCCGTTTGCATGAAAACGATGAAACCCTTTATTTTTTAGGTTTAGCTTATACTAAAACCGCAGACTATGAACGGGCCAGAGCATATTTAGATAAATTGATTGATCGCTTCCCGGGGTCAGATTTTCGTAATCTGGCTATGATGAAATTAGCCGATACTTATTTTTTACAAAAAGACTATGATAAGGCTAAAGAACTTTATCAAATTATCGAGAGTAAATGTTTGAAACTCGAGAATCCATCTTTGCTTTTTCTTCGCTTGGCTCAAATTGCCAGCCGCCGGGGAGAGTGGGAAGATAAAGGCAAATATTTAGAGTTGATAAAGAAAAAATATCCTAATAGTCCGGAAATGTATTTTGTTAAAACTTTGGAGGAGTATGGTGACTTTTTTACTATTCAGGTAGGAGCCTTTAGTCAGAAGAAAAATGCAGTTTTACTTAAGGATGAGGTAACTTGTGAATCTAAGGCTTACATTGTTGAAGGTAAGTCTGGGGCCTATCCGATATATAAGGTGAGGGTAGGCAAATTTAAAAAGCGATATGATGCCGACAAGGTTGCCCAAGATTTACGTAGCCAGGGATATCCTGCCAGTATTTACCCTTAA
- the miaA gene encoding tRNA (adenosine(37)-N6)-dimethylallyltransferase MiaA, which yields MNPIICIVGPTASGKTQTSYLLARKLGVEIISCDSMLIYREPSIITSKPSHQLLAEVNHHFIGITSVSETYSVFDYFRLATEAIRALYFKNQSPVVCGGSGLYFKAIIDGIFQGPGKNDQLRESLMRTAETYGKQYLYEELKKVDSPAAMRISPNDLRRTIRALEVYYESGMPMSQKQTFSFGLWGDLPIKIFGLRLKRKELYHRIEERVDQMFVEGAVDEVEALRQGNLSLTAEKIIGVKEISEFLDDKVTEAQAKANMKKNTRHLAKRQITWFKKEKRIEWIDIDEQTPKQTAELIESRISNA from the coding sequence ATGAATCCGATTATTTGTATAGTTGGTCCGACCGCCTCCGGGAAAACTCAAACTAGTTATCTATTGGCTCGTAAGCTTGGTGTTGAGATTATTTCTTGTGATTCGATGCTTATCTATCGGGAGCCTTCAATCATTACTTCAAAGCCATCGCACCAGCTATTAGCCGAAGTTAACCATCATTTTATCGGAATAACTTCGGTTAGCGAAACTTATAGTGTGTTTGATTATTTTCGTTTGGCCACCGAAGCAATTAGGGCTCTTTATTTTAAAAATCAATCTCCGGTAGTTTGTGGCGGAAGTGGCTTATATTTCAAAGCTATAATTGACGGTATTTTTCAAGGGCCGGGGAAAAATGATCAATTGCGCGAGTCTTTAATGAGAACTGCCGAGACCTACGGTAAACAATATCTTTATGAGGAGTTAAAAAAAGTAGATTCGCCGGCAGCAATGAGAATTTCTCCCAATGATTTAAGAAGAACCATCAGAGCACTTGAAGTCTATTATGAAAGCGGCATGCCGATGTCTCAAAAACAAACCTTTTCTTTTGGGTTATGGGGAGATTTGCCGATTAAGATATTTGGTCTGCGGCTTAAGCGTAAAGAACTATATCACCGGATTGAAGAAAGGGTTGATCAGATGTTTGTTGAAGGCGCCGTAGATGAGGTTGAAGCTTTAAGACAGGGCAATTTGAGCCTTACTGCCGAGAAGATAATTGGGGTAAAAGAAATTTCTGAGTTTTTAGATGATAAGGTAACTGAGGCTCAGGCTAAGGCTAATATGAAGAAAAATACTCGCCATCTAGCTAAACGTCAAATAACTTGGTTTAAAAAAGAAAAGCGTATCGAGTGGATAGATATTGATGAACAAACTCCTAAACAAACTGCTGAATTAATCGAGTCACGAATTAGCAATGCATGA
- the hflX gene encoding GTPase HflX, which produces MHETIKKETALLVVVKEPKELWLFEDLASEFKNLVISSGIEVTEVVLVKLAQPNPSLYIGKGKVEEIRLKREELGVDVVIFNANLKFTQQRNLEEILNVKTIDRTQLILDIFAKHAHSQEGILQVELAQSQYLLPRLRGKGIALSRLGGGIGTRGPGEKKLEVDQRKISDRISKIKEELHDLGQHHNLMRKRRDKAKEHMCSLVGYTNAGKTTLFNLLAQSEQVESAGLFTTLDTVTRQFSLAVGQKVVLSDTVGFVYNLPPNLVESFKTTLDELQYSDVLLHLVDLSSKNFLQLKAAVDSILTDLKLDLKPTIVVFNKIDKISSREVEFLKKDYPKAVFISAKSGLGIEELKQVISINIFKDTLEVIARVPFDHMEIVNYLHKNCEVLESNYEDKEAVFHLRLKRDKLDYIKNQGIKTKKA; this is translated from the coding sequence ATGCATGAAACCATAAAAAAAGAAACCGCACTCTTGGTCGTGGTTAAAGAACCTAAAGAACTTTGGCTTTTTGAGGATTTAGCCTCGGAGTTTAAAAATTTAGTTATTTCTTCGGGGATTGAAGTGACTGAAGTTGTTTTAGTGAAACTGGCTCAGCCTAACCCTTCGCTTTATATTGGAAAAGGCAAGGTAGAAGAGATTAGACTTAAAAGGGAGGAGCTAGGGGTCGACGTAGTAATTTTTAACGCTAATTTGAAATTTACTCAACAGAGGAATCTGGAAGAAATATTAAATGTTAAGACCATTGATCGTACCCAGCTGATTTTAGATATATTCGCCAAGCACGCCCATAGTCAAGAAGGAATACTTCAGGTTGAGCTAGCTCAGTCTCAGTATCTCTTGCCGCGACTTAGAGGAAAAGGTATTGCTCTTAGCCGTTTAGGTGGTGGCATCGGGACCCGGGGCCCGGGTGAAAAAAAGCTTGAGGTTGATCAGAGAAAAATTTCCGATCGGATAAGTAAAATTAAAGAAGAACTTCATGATCTAGGACAACATCATAATCTGATGCGCAAGCGGCGCGATAAGGCTAAAGAACATATGTGTTCTTTAGTTGGCTATACTAATGCCGGAAAGACTACCTTGTTTAATCTTCTAGCTCAAAGTGAGCAGGTAGAATCAGCCGGCTTGTTTACAACTTTAGATACAGTAACTCGTCAGTTTTCCTTAGCTGTTGGCCAAAAAGTAGTACTATCAGATACAGTAGGGTTTGTTTATAATTTACCTCCGAACCTAGTTGAGTCTTTTAAAACTACTCTTGATGAGTTGCAGTATTCAGATGTTTTATTACATTTAGTTGATCTGAGTAGTAAAAATTTCTTGCAGCTTAAGGCAGCGGTTGATAGTATCTTGACGGATTTAAAACTTGATTTAAAACCGACAATTGTTGTTTTTAACAAGATTGATAAAATTTCCTCCCGAGAGGTTGAATTTTTAAAAAAAGATTATCCTAAGGCGGTTTTTATTTCTGCTAAGAGTGGTTTGGGTATAGAGGAATTAAAACAGGTAATTTCAATCAATATTTTTAAAGATACCCTAGAGGTTATAGCCAGGGTACCATTTGATCATATGGAAATTGTTAACTATTTGCATAAAAATTGCGAGGTTTTGGAAAGCAACTATGAAGATAAAGAGGCTGTTTTTCACTTAAGGCTAAAGCGGGACAAATTAGATTATATTAAAAATCAGGGGATCAAGACAAAGAAAGCTTAG
- a CDS encoding HPF/RaiA family ribosome-associated protein, whose product MRVDVSFKYLKKSDFINNVLDNGFKKIERRIKMFRRNDPIHISVHLEKNPHKEQYFCKSHVYLPSSKVLAANEKGTKVSLAINKTFSALSKQLDKEKHKWQKQLRIRRQKDSFDFE is encoded by the coding sequence ATGCGAGTTGATGTTTCTTTTAAGTATCTCAAGAAAAGCGATTTTATTAACAATGTTTTAGATAATGGTTTCAAAAAGATTGAGCGTCGGATTAAGATGTTTCGGCGCAACGACCCAATACATATTTCAGTACACCTAGAGAAGAACCCTCATAAGGAGCAATATTTTTGTAAATCTCACGTTTATCTGCCTTCATCAAAAGTTTTAGCTGCTAACGAAAAGGGCACCAAAGTTTCTTTGGCCATAAATAAGACCTTTTCGGCTTTGAGCAAGCAACTAGATAAAGAGAAACATAAGTGGCAAAAGCAGCTAAGAATCCGCCGTCAGAAGGACTCTTTTGACTTTGAATAA